The window GCTCCTATTCTCGAATCGACTTCCGAGAAATTAAATCCTCTGGAAACATTTGTTTCTGTTGCGACAGCAACCTATAGCTCCACCGCCACACAAAATTCCAGCAGTAATAATCTCAATGTCATGCTCGATTTGGCAACTATCATTCGAGCATCTCAAAGCATCGCTAGCACCATTCAACTAGAGGAGCTACTGCAACAATTAACGCAAATTATTTTGCAATATTCCGGCGGTGACCAATGCATTTTGATGGTTCCTGATCATGATGGTGAATGGTTAGTGCGGGCGATCGCCTCCACGGAAACGACCAAGCTTTGCACCATTCCTCTTCAGAATGAAAATTCCCTGCCTTTACCCCTAATTCAATGGGTGAAAAATACTAGAGAATCGGTGGTGATCAATGAAGGTCAAACCCATTTGCCGATCGGGGATGCTTTTCTTGATCGCCCGATGCCCCAAAGCGTGTTGTGCTTACCAATCCTCAACCAAGCGCAATTGGTGGGCATTTTGTATCTCAGTAACCAAGCTGCGAAAAATGTATTTACGAGCGATCGGCTCTTGGTTCTGAATTTCCTTTGTGCCCAAGCAGCGATTTCACTGGAAAATGCTCGGCTCTATCAGCAAGCACGCACCTATGCTCAACAGCTTGAACAATCTCAACTACAAATTGTTCAAAGTGAAAAAATGGCATCTTTGGGAAACTTGGTGGCGGGAGTTGCCCATGAAATCAATAACCCGATCGGCTTTTTAAATGGCAGCATTCAAAATTTGCAAGATTCTTTTCAGGATCTCATTGGTCATTTAGAACTCTATCAACAACATTATCCCAACCCTGAACCCAGCATCACAGAAAATGCAGAAGAGATTGATTTAGACTTTTTGAGTGAAGATTTGCCAACCTTGTTGAAATCGATGCAATTGGCAACCGATCGCATCAAAGGTATTAGCAATAGTCTGCGTACTTTTTCACGGGCAGATACTGAATATAAAGTTCAAGCCAATTTACATGAAGGAATCGACAGCACATTATTGATTCTGAAATATCGACTAAAAGCCAATGAGCATCGCCCCGCTATTGAAGTCAGTCAAGACTATGGGGACATTCCGGCAATCGATTGCTTTCCGGGACAGCTTAATCAAGTGTTTATGAATCTTTTGGCCAACGCGATCGACATGTTCGATGAGCTAGCGCAAGGGCAATCATTCGAGGCGTTAGCGGCCCATCCGCAAACCATTACGATTGGCACTCGACGAGTGGATGATCACGTGCAAGTGACCATTCAAGACAATGGCAAGGGCATGAACGAGGAATTACAAGCCAAGATTTTTGATCCCACTTTCACTACCAAGTCCGTTGGCAAAGGCACAGGGTTAGGCTTGGCGATCGCTCGCCAAATTGTGGTGGAAAAACATGGCGGTAGCTTAATGGTGCGATCGGAGTTGGGCCAGGGGTCTCAGTTTCTGATGAGTTTGCCCATTCACGGATCTTGAGCAGCTTGCGAAATGGTTGGAGATTTCGATCACAGACTGCCTGAAATTAATAACCTAGAGCTAATAGCCTAGAACCAATAACCTGGAACCAATAATCCGAAATTAATAACCTAGGCTCCATAGCCTGAAATTCAATGCCGATCAGCGAGCAACAATCAGAAACAGAGATCAGCAACAGAGATCAGAGCATGAGTGATTACAGTTTTGTCGATGGGTTGCGCGATCGCCGTCGCCGGTTAAGCGATCGGGTGTCGTTTCCGGTGGCCCTGTGGTCTGGGCAAGGGGCGGCGCGAAATTTTCCCGCCAATCGCTATCCTTTTCGGGCCAGTAGTCATTTTCTATACTTTGCGGGTCTGTCCCTCGAGCGGGCCGTGCTGCTGATCCTGGACGGGCGCTCCATTCTGTTTTGGGATCAGCCCACGGTTGATGATGCGTTGTGGCACGGGCCGGAACCCTCGCGGGCGGAATTGGCGGCCCAAATGGGGGTGGAGGATGCCTATCCCCTGGCGGAGCTGGCGAGCTATTTGGGCGATCGGGTGGTGGAGGTAGCCACCATTGCGGTGCAGTCGCCTGCGGCTCGGGCCGATCAGGAAACATTGCTGGGGCGATCGCTCCCCCAACCGGCCCAGGCGAACGGCCCCGATGGGGCCCTGGTGGATGCGATCGTGGCGGTGCGATCGACCCAGGATCCGATAGCCCTAGGGGAGTTGCGGCGATCGGCGGCGATCGCGGTGGCTGCCCACCGGGCCGGTCTCGCGGCCACTCGCCAAGCCCTCACGGAAGCGACCGTGCGGGCGGCCATCGAAGCCACTTTGATCGCCCAGGAGGCTTGCCCCGCCTACAACAGCATTGTCACTACCCGGGGCGAAGTGCTCCACAATGAGCGCTACCACCACCCCCTCACGCCGGGAGATTTGTTGTTGGTGGATGCGGGGGCTGAGGTGGCCAGCGGCTGGGCTTCCGACATTACCCGCACCTGGCCCGTATCGGGGCAGTTTTCCACCACGCAGCGGGCAATTTATGAGGTGGTGTTGGCGGCCCATGATGCGGCGGTGGCGGCGGTGCGGCCGGGGGTGGAATACCGCGACATCCACCACAAGGCGGCTTGGGTGTTGGTGGAAGGCCTGGTGGACTTGGGCATTTTGCGGGGGCAACCGGCGCAGTTGGTCGATCGGGATGCCCATACGCTGTTTTTTCCCCATGGTGTGGGTCACCTGTTGGGGCTGGATGTGCATGACATGGAGGATCTGGGCGATCGCGCGGGTTATGCGCCCGATCGCCAACGCAGTAAGCGGTTTGGCTGGTGTTTCCTGCGGCTCGATCGCCCCCTGGAGGTGGGCATGGTGGTGACGATCGAACCCGGTTTTTATCAAGTGCCGGGCCTGCTGCAAGACCCCGCTCGGCGCGATCGCTATGACGACTGTGTTGATTGGGAACGGTTGGCCCAATTTGCCGATGTGCGCGGTATTCGGATTGAGGATGACGTGTTGGTCACGGCGACAGGGCCGGAGGTGCTCACGGCCGATTTGCCCACGGATCCCGACCAAATTTGCGCGCTGATCACTGGTGCTTAGCGGGTTCAAAAGTCAGCCTCAAGTCTGGCTCCTGGGCTGACGGGCGTTTCAGCCCAGGAGCCAGCCCCTAGCTAGACAACAACAGAGACGGCATCGATCGCCCGCCACCATTGGGCAGCATGGGCGGTATGGGTCGATCGCCCAAATTACCCCGAATCAGAAATCGATCGGGCAAATCCGCCGCCGATTCTGCCTCCTCCAGCGCAGGCGGCGCAGGGGGCAACTCCACCACAAAGGTCGTGCCCTGATTGGGTTCCGACTCAAACCAAAGCCGCCCCCCATGCTGCTCCACAATGGTTTGATAGGCGATCGACAGGCCCAACCCCGTCCCTTGCCCGATCGGCTTCGTACTAAAGAAAGGATCCAAAATGCGATCGTGCACCGCTTCCGGAATGCCGAGGGCATTGTCTCGAATCCGAATCACCGCCCGCCCGCTGGCCGGATCCAGGGCCGTGACCAGCCAAATGGTGGGGCGTTCCTCCTTGGCTAACCATGGGGGCGACTCGATCGCCACCGTCAAAGCATCGATCGCATTTTCAATCAGCGCCGCCAACGCCTGATTCAGCGGCCCCGGATAGCAAGTGATGGCCGGCAGTGCTCCCCACTCATGAATGAGCTGAATTGAGTGGAGTTGATCACCGCTGCGCAAAGCATTCAGCCGCCCTTGAAACAACACCAAGGCACTATCCAAACTCTCGTTGAGGTTAATGCTCTTGACAATTGCCTCATCCAACCGCGAGAAAGCCCGCAGCGATCGAACAATCTTTTGGATTCGCTCCACGCCCGATCGCATCGATTGCAACATTCGTGGCCAATCCTCAGCAATGTAAGCAGGATCCACCTCTTCCACCAACGCTTCCACCTCAGCCGAAGGAGCCATCCCCGATCGCGCCCACTCCGCTTGGTAGACATTCACCAAATTCAACAAATCCTGGATATAGTGCCCCGCGTGGGCCAAATTGCCCGCAATGAAGGCCACCGGATTGTTCACCTCATGGGCCACCCCCGCCACCAACTGTTCCAGCCCCGCCAACCGTTCCGCCTGCACCAACTGGGCCTGCTGCCACTTCAGGGCCTGCAACACCGCCTCCAACTGAGCCGCCTTATCCGCGAGCTTGTCCTCCGCTGCCTGTCGCCGCCGAATTTCCGCTTGGGCCTGTTCGTACAGTTCCGCCTGCAACACGGCCACGGCCAACTGATGGGACAACCGCTCCAACAAATGAATTTCGTTCGGATGCCACTGGCGCGGACTGTGGCAATGGTGAGCGATTAACAGACCCCAGAGCCGGCCATGGTCAGAGATGGGCAACACCAAATTAGCCCGCACTTGGAACCAACGCAGCAAATTGCGATGGCACTCGCTCAGGGGAGCCGTTTCAATGTCGCTGATGGCGCTAATGCGTCCCTGTTGGTAATCCTGGGCGCGGCTGATCTGAAAACAGGTGTCCTCGATCGTCACATCCAACGACGCATCCCAACCCTCGCCCACGGACTCGGCCACCACCATGCCGCTCCAGTCGGGGTTAAAGCGATAGACCACCACCCGATCGGTCTGCAGCAGTTGGCGCACCTCATTCACCGCCGTGCTCAACACCGCCGTCAAGTCCAGGTCTTGGCGAATGCGCTGGGTCACACCGCTCAGGAGTTGTTCCTCTTGCAATTGCCGATTTTGGCGCTTGCGGGCTTCCACCGCTTCGGTCACATCCGTTTGCACGCCGATGTAGTGGGTCAAATGGCCCGCCGCATCATGCACGGGGCCGATCGAAAGGCGATTCCAAAAGGGCCGGCCATCCTTACGGTAATTGAGCAACACCACCTCACAGGCCTCGC is drawn from Limnothrix sp. FACHB-406 and contains these coding sequences:
- a CDS encoding GAF domain-containing protein, with product MENQASPGLLPVTLELYERAMASASCGIAIADMSRPDRPLIYCNEAFETMTGYRREEVLGRNCRFMQGPDTDPVAVEQLSQAIRRGEACEVVLLNYRKDGRPFWNRLSIGPVHDAAGHLTHYIGVQTDVTEAVEARKRQNRQLQEEQLLSGVTQRIRQDLDLTAVLSTAVNEVRQLLQTDRVVVYRFNPDWSGMVVAESVGEGWDASLDVTIEDTCFQISRAQDYQQGRISAISDIETAPLSECHRNLLRWFQVRANLVLPISDHGRLWGLLIAHHCHSPRQWHPNEIHLLERLSHQLAVAVLQAELYEQAQAEIRRRQAAEDKLADKAAQLEAVLQALKWQQAQLVQAERLAGLEQLVAGVAHEVNNPVAFIAGNLAHAGHYIQDLLNLVNVYQAEWARSGMAPSAEVEALVEEVDPAYIAEDWPRMLQSMRSGVERIQKIVRSLRAFSRLDEAIVKSINLNESLDSALVLFQGRLNALRSGDQLHSIQLIHEWGALPAITCYPGPLNQALAALIENAIDALTVAIESPPWLAKEERPTIWLVTALDPASGRAVIRIRDNALGIPEAVHDRILDPFFSTKPIGQGTGLGLSIAYQTIVEQHGGRLWFESEPNQGTTFVVELPPAPPALEEAESAADLPDRFLIRGNLGDRPIPPMLPNGGGRSMPSLLLSS
- a CDS encoding aminopeptidase P family protein, whose translation is MSDYSFVDGLRDRRRRLSDRVSFPVALWSGQGAARNFPANRYPFRASSHFLYFAGLSLERAVLLILDGRSILFWDQPTVDDALWHGPEPSRAELAAQMGVEDAYPLAELASYLGDRVVEVATIAVQSPAARADQETLLGRSLPQPAQANGPDGALVDAIVAVRSTQDPIALGELRRSAAIAVAAHRAGLAATRQALTEATVRAAIEATLIAQEACPAYNSIVTTRGEVLHNERYHHPLTPGDLLLVDAGAEVASGWASDITRTWPVSGQFSTTQRAIYEVVLAAHDAAVAAVRPGVEYRDIHHKAAWVLVEGLVDLGILRGQPAQLVDRDAHTLFFPHGVGHLLGLDVHDMEDLGDRAGYAPDRQRSKRFGWCFLRLDRPLEVGMVVTIEPGFYQVPGLLQDPARRDRYDDCVDWERLAQFADVRGIRIEDDVLVTATGPEVLTADLPTDPDQICALITGA